From Streptomyces sp. NBC_01754, a single genomic window includes:
- a CDS encoding DsbA family protein: MSDSTSAAPVVLDLWCDLECPDCHQALSDVHALRARYGDRLEVRLRHYPLGKHKHAYAAAQAAEEAAVQGKGWPYAEAVLARTASLARGGESVLLEVAGELGLDAEEFDTALIDGRHLLIVDADHAEGKAIGVTGTPTYVIGDELLDGGKSQEGLRERIEEIADRLLADLD; the protein is encoded by the coding sequence ATGAGCGATTCCACCTCCGCCGCACCGGTCGTCCTCGACCTCTGGTGCGACCTCGAATGCCCCGACTGCCACCAGGCACTCTCCGACGTACACGCCCTGCGCGCCCGCTACGGCGACCGGCTGGAGGTACGGCTGCGCCACTACCCGCTGGGCAAGCACAAGCACGCCTACGCCGCCGCACAGGCCGCCGAGGAGGCCGCCGTCCAGGGCAAGGGGTGGCCGTACGCCGAGGCCGTGCTGGCACGCACCGCCTCGCTCGCCCGTGGCGGTGAGTCCGTACTGCTCGAGGTGGCCGGGGAACTCGGTCTGGACGCCGAGGAGTTCGACACCGCCCTGATCGACGGCCGGCATCTGCTGATCGTCGACGCGGACCACGCCGAGGGGAAGGCGATCGGGGTCACGGGGACGCCGACGTATGTGATCGGTGACGAGCTGCTGGACGGCGGGAAGAGCCAGGAAGGGCTGCGGGAGCGGATCGAGGAGATCGCGGACCGGCTGCTGGCGGACCTGGACTGA
- a CDS encoding GNAT family N-acetyltransferase produces MTTTLRPTGPTQQDADGTRARTYDVCDNGRPVGTVEISTDPRFGPTAAVLRSLRIDEAHRRRGRATIAALAAEEVLRGWGCAQIRLEVAADNAAARGLAAALGYTARSRNMVKDLREPAPAPPGGLTGRPMTEGEFTVWRGTAVEEYARSWTEVGVPEDQARRMSEDTHAVLLPQGNATEGVWLHVLADGTEAVGHVWVARRQETPQDGPVGYVYDIEVREGRRGHGYGRALMHLADDLTAAAGLDRLGLHVFESNTPALRLYESLGFVTTRYNLAKPL; encoded by the coding sequence ATGACCACGACACTCCGGCCGACCGGGCCGACCCAGCAGGACGCCGACGGCACGCGGGCGCGTACGTATGACGTGTGCGACAACGGCCGCCCCGTCGGCACCGTGGAGATCTCCACCGACCCCCGCTTCGGCCCCACGGCGGCCGTGCTGCGCTCCCTGCGCATCGACGAGGCCCACCGTAGGCGCGGCCGGGCCACCATCGCCGCGCTCGCCGCCGAGGAGGTGCTGCGGGGCTGGGGCTGTGCCCAGATCCGTCTGGAGGTGGCCGCGGACAACGCGGCGGCCCGCGGTCTGGCCGCCGCGCTCGGCTACACCGCGCGCAGCCGGAACATGGTCAAGGACCTCCGCGAGCCCGCCCCCGCACCGCCCGGGGGACTCACCGGGCGGCCGATGACCGAGGGAGAGTTCACCGTCTGGAGGGGCACCGCCGTGGAGGAGTACGCGCGGAGCTGGACCGAGGTGGGCGTCCCCGAGGACCAGGCCCGGCGCATGTCGGAAGACACACACGCCGTGCTCCTGCCGCAGGGGAACGCCACGGAGGGTGTGTGGCTCCACGTCCTGGCCGACGGCACCGAGGCCGTCGGCCACGTCTGGGTGGCGCGACGGCAGGAGACGCCCCAGGACGGCCCGGTCGGCTACGTCTACGACATCGAGGTGCGCGAGGGCCGGCGCGGACACGGCTACGGCCGCGCCCTGATGCACCTCGCCGACGACCTCACCGCCGCCGCCGGCCTGGACCGGCTCGGCCTGCACGTCTTCGAGTCCAACACCCCCGCACTGCGGCTGTACGAATCGCTCGGTTTCGTCACGACCCGGTACAACCTGGCGAAGCCCCTGTGA
- a CDS encoding aminotransferase class IV, which produces MRMWVDGGLRDPDDARVSVLDHGLTVGDGVFETVKVTEGRTFALTRHLGRLTRSARGLGLPDPDVDEVRRAVAAVIEANPVPLGRLRITYTGGVSPLGSDRGDTGPGLFVALGEAAPRPDSTAVITVPWTRNERGALTGFKTTSYAENVVALARAHERAASEALFPNTVGRLCEGTGSNVFVVLDGEIHTPPLSSGCLPGITRALTVEWTGARETELPQDVLERADEIFLTSTLRDVQAVHRVDGRELPGAPGPVTSEAMRIFGERAADDLDP; this is translated from the coding sequence ATGAGGATGTGGGTCGACGGGGGACTGCGGGACCCGGATGACGCACGGGTGTCCGTGCTCGATCACGGCCTGACCGTGGGGGACGGCGTCTTCGAGACGGTCAAGGTCACCGAAGGCCGCACCTTCGCCCTCACCCGGCACCTCGGACGGCTGACCCGCTCCGCACGCGGCCTGGGGCTGCCCGACCCCGACGTGGACGAAGTCCGCCGTGCGGTGGCCGCCGTCATCGAGGCCAACCCCGTGCCGCTCGGACGGCTGCGGATCACCTACACCGGCGGTGTGTCCCCGCTCGGCTCCGACCGCGGTGACACGGGCCCGGGCCTGTTCGTCGCCCTCGGCGAGGCGGCCCCCCGCCCCGACAGCACGGCCGTGATCACCGTCCCCTGGACCCGGAACGAACGCGGGGCGCTGACCGGCTTCAAGACCACCTCGTACGCCGAGAACGTCGTCGCCCTGGCCCGCGCCCACGAGCGGGCGGCGTCCGAGGCGCTCTTCCCGAACACCGTCGGCCGGCTCTGTGAAGGCACCGGCTCCAACGTCTTCGTCGTCCTGGACGGCGAGATCCACACACCCCCGCTCTCCTCCGGCTGCCTCCCCGGCATCACCCGCGCCCTGACCGTCGAATGGACGGGGGCCAGGGAGACCGAACTCCCGCAGGACGTCCTGGAGCGGGCCGACGAGATCTTCCTGACCTCCACACTCCGCGACGTCCAGGCCGTCCACCGGGTCGACGGACGCGAGCTGCCGGGCGCCCCCGGGCCGGTCACGTCCGAGGCCATGCGGATCTTCGGCGAGCGCGCGGCGGACGACCTCGACCCCTGA
- a CDS encoding chorismate-binding protein, with protein sequence MHDHAPTARFGGLVASGLQDVTSDPAALESSGFWAVCADFEGRLTCARFATVRTEQVPAPVPGAWRGPAPGDWTSSLDEDAYTAGVRRIREHIAAGEVYQANLCRVLSAPLPDPAADVDALTALLARGNPAPYAGTIRLPAHGVEIATASPELFLRRDGRAVESGPIKGTGRTEDDLLEKDHAENVMIVDLVRNDLGQVCVSGSVTVPGLCVVEKHPGLVHLVSTVRGRLADGAGWPELLAAAFPPGSVTGAPKSSALRVIRALETAPRGPYCGGIGWVDADRGTASLAVGIRTFWIDRTGPAPLLRFGTGAGITWGSDPAREWAETELKASRLLAVASGAYEPGTPGDQLGTREGPGHEDVGRRGTAGPG encoded by the coding sequence GTGCACGACCACGCCCCCACGGCCCGCTTCGGCGGTCTCGTCGCCTCCGGCCTGCAGGACGTCACCAGCGATCCCGCGGCCCTCGAATCGTCCGGCTTCTGGGCCGTGTGCGCCGACTTCGAAGGCCGTCTGACCTGCGCGCGCTTCGCCACCGTACGGACCGAACAGGTGCCGGCGCCCGTCCCCGGCGCCTGGCGCGGACCGGCCCCGGGGGACTGGACCTCCTCACTGGACGAGGACGCCTACACGGCGGGCGTGCGCCGGATCCGTGAACACATCGCGGCCGGCGAGGTCTACCAGGCCAACCTCTGCCGCGTCCTGTCCGCGCCGCTGCCCGACCCCGCAGCCGACGTGGACGCCCTCACCGCCCTGCTCGCCCGTGGCAACCCCGCCCCGTACGCCGGAACGATCCGGCTGCCCGCGCACGGTGTGGAGATCGCCACCGCCTCCCCCGAACTCTTCCTCCGGCGCGACGGCCGCGCCGTGGAGTCCGGACCGATCAAGGGGACCGGACGGACCGAGGACGACCTGCTGGAGAAGGATCACGCCGAGAACGTGATGATCGTGGACCTGGTCCGCAACGACCTGGGCCAGGTGTGCGTGAGCGGCAGCGTCACCGTGCCCGGCCTCTGCGTGGTGGAGAAGCACCCCGGGCTCGTCCACCTCGTCTCCACCGTACGAGGGCGGCTCGCCGACGGCGCCGGCTGGCCGGAACTGCTCGCCGCCGCCTTCCCGCCCGGATCCGTGACCGGGGCCCCCAAGTCCAGCGCGCTGCGTGTCATCCGCGCCCTGGAGACCGCGCCCCGCGGCCCCTACTGCGGCGGCATCGGCTGGGTCGACGCCGACCGGGGCACCGCCTCGCTGGCCGTCGGCATACGGACGTTCTGGATCGACCGCACCGGCCCCGCGCCCCTGCTGCGCTTCGGCACCGGGGCCGGGATCACCTGGGGGTCCGACCCCGCCCGCGAATGGGCGGAGACCGAGCTGAAGGCGTCCCGGCTGCTCGCTGTAGCCTCAGGCGCGTACGAACCGGGCACTCCGGGGGATCAGCTGGGCACACGGGAAGGACCGGGGCATGAGGATGTGGGTCGACGGGGGACTGCGGGACCCGGATGA
- a CDS encoding TFIIB-type zinc ribbon-containing protein, which produces MFQCPKCQAQMHTYNRNGVQIEQCGGCRGIFLDYGELESLTRLESQWVQQGPPAPPAPQPYPAPPVPPAYPAPQAPAWGAPHQGGHYGGHHRRKSFGRMLFSS; this is translated from the coding sequence ATGTTCCAGTGCCCCAAGTGCCAGGCCCAGATGCACACGTACAACCGCAACGGTGTCCAGATCGAGCAGTGCGGCGGCTGCCGCGGGATCTTCCTCGACTACGGAGAGCTGGAATCCCTGACCCGGCTGGAGTCCCAGTGGGTGCAGCAGGGGCCGCCCGCCCCACCCGCCCCGCAGCCCTACCCCGCCCCGCCCGTCCCTCCCGCCTACCCCGCCCCGCAGGCCCCCGCCTGGGGCGCGCCGCACCAGGGAGGGCACTACGGCGGCCACCACCGTCGCAAGAGTTTCGGCCGGATGCTCTTCTCCTCCTGA
- a CDS encoding phosphotransferase yields MTTTPFVHALGALAHQGAHVHAPAGVCRCAPPGVLADRPDGTVVRSGPVVAKAHAPDADVPALTARLALAASPRLAGILLPPLAEPATTAGSAGARTVEGRVVTLWPHGLPVDPADPDAAPWEEAAVLLARLHRTRPPHPLPPMRGPAKAARAVARMRAARPRTPAPTAPTGTGPDTAPGSTTDPCSAAAPVLAAWRRLPGWARGEAPVPVHRAGHLCHGDLHLGQLVRYPVPDGPWLLIDVDDAGLGDPAWDLARPAAWYAAGLLAPEVWLRFLDAYRTEGGPAVHPEEDPWPELDVPARALTVQTAALAVARSVAEDRNPDEVEQLVIDACARIACLPAELGAVPTS; encoded by the coding sequence ATGACCACCACCCCGTTCGTACACGCGCTGGGTGCCCTCGCGCACCAGGGTGCCCACGTCCACGCCCCCGCAGGCGTGTGCCGTTGCGCGCCTCCCGGCGTCCTCGCGGACCGGCCCGACGGCACGGTGGTCCGCAGCGGACCGGTGGTGGCCAAGGCGCACGCTCCGGACGCGGACGTCCCGGCCCTCACGGCCCGCCTGGCCCTGGCCGCCTCACCCCGCCTCGCGGGCATCCTGCTCCCGCCGCTCGCCGAACCGGCCACGACGGCCGGGTCCGCGGGAGCCCGCACCGTCGAAGGCCGCGTCGTGACCCTCTGGCCGCACGGCCTGCCCGTCGACCCGGCGGACCCCGACGCCGCCCCGTGGGAAGAGGCCGCCGTCCTCCTCGCCCGGCTGCACCGCACGCGGCCCCCGCACCCCCTCCCACCGATGCGGGGGCCGGCCAAGGCCGCCCGTGCCGTCGCCCGCATGCGCGCCGCCCGCCCCCGGACACCGGCCCCGACCGCCCCCACCGGCACGGGCCCGGACACCGCCCCCGGCTCCACCACCGACCCGTGCTCCGCCGCCGCTCCCGTCCTCGCGGCCTGGCGCCGCCTGCCCGGCTGGGCGCGGGGCGAGGCCCCGGTGCCCGTCCACCGGGCCGGCCACCTCTGCCACGGCGATCTGCACCTCGGCCAGCTGGTCCGGTACCCCGTCCCGGACGGCCCCTGGCTGCTGATCGACGTCGACGACGCGGGCCTCGGCGACCCCGCCTGGGACCTGGCCCGCCCCGCCGCCTGGTACGCGGCCGGACTGCTCGCCCCCGAGGTCTGGCTGCGCTTCCTGGACGCCTACCGCACCGAGGGCGGACCGGCCGTACACCCCGAGGAGGACCCATGGCCCGAACTGGACGTCCCGGCGCGCGCCCTCACCGTGCAGACGGCCGCGCTCGCCGTGGCCAGGAGCGTGGCGGAGGACCGGAATCCGGATGAGGTGGAACAGCTGGTGATCGACGCGTGTGCCCGAATCGCGTGCCTACCGGCCGAGTTGGGGGCGGTGCCGACGTCGTAG
- a CDS encoding serine/threonine-protein kinase — MAMMRLRREDPRVVGSFRLHRRLGAGGMGVVYLGSDRRGQRVALKVIRPDLAEDQEFRSRFAREVSAARRIRGGCTARLVAADLEADRPWFATQYVPGPSLHDKVAEEGPLSAAEVASVGAALSEGLVAVHEAGVVHRDLKPSNILLSPKGPRIIDFGIAWATGASTLTHVGTAVGSPGFLAPEQVRGAAVTPATDVFSLGATLAYAAMADSPFGHGSSEVMLYRVVHEEPNLLDVHDALAPLVRACLAKDPEERPSTLQLSMRLKEIAAREAQGLHERRPPVQRREQELDRPTGRLEGSSYAEQQTRRSNGGPVSAPRPSARRPAPSRSGASPRTGGSRPRPQASRSGARPVKRPHTTGATGGAGTQGRPGTRPGVRTAATGRSGKLRPANPRLLRQRLVVFVVVTLLVALGIAAAQGCQGPARGLGGTPPPVLNSAAASVPGSLPDGAGTA, encoded by the coding sequence ATGGCGATGATGCGGCTCCGGCGCGAGGACCCGCGTGTCGTCGGCTCGTTCAGGCTCCACCGGCGGCTCGGCGCGGGCGGTATGGGCGTCGTCTACCTGGGCTCCGACCGCAGGGGCCAGCGGGTGGCGCTGAAGGTGATCCGGCCCGACCTCGCGGAGGACCAGGAGTTCCGTTCACGCTTCGCTCGCGAGGTGTCGGCGGCCCGGCGGATCCGCGGTGGGTGTACGGCCCGTCTGGTGGCGGCGGACCTGGAGGCGGACCGCCCGTGGTTCGCCACCCAGTACGTCCCCGGGCCGTCGCTGCACGACAAGGTCGCCGAGGAGGGGCCCCTGTCGGCGGCCGAGGTGGCGTCCGTCGGGGCGGCGCTCTCCGAGGGGCTCGTGGCGGTGCACGAGGCGGGGGTCGTCCACCGTGACCTGAAGCCCTCGAACATCCTCCTCTCCCCGAAGGGTCCCCGGATCATCGACTTCGGGATCGCCTGGGCGACCGGGGCCAGCACGCTCACCCATGTCGGTACCGCTGTCGGCTCGCCGGGCTTCCTCGCACCGGAGCAGGTGCGGGGCGCCGCGGTGACGCCTGCCACGGACGTGTTCTCGCTGGGTGCCACCCTCGCGTACGCGGCGATGGCCGATTCGCCGTTCGGGCACGGCAGTTCCGAGGTGATGCTCTACCGCGTGGTGCACGAGGAGCCGAATCTCCTCGATGTGCACGACGCGCTCGCCCCGCTGGTACGGGCCTGCCTGGCGAAGGACCCCGAGGAGCGGCCGAGCACCCTGCAACTGTCCATGCGGCTCAAGGAGATCGCCGCACGCGAGGCGCAGGGGCTCCATGAGCGGCGGCCTCCCGTGCAGCGCCGTGAGCAGGAACTGGACCGGCCGACCGGCCGGCTGGAGGGCTCCTCCTACGCCGAGCAGCAGACCCGGCGGTCGAACGGCGGGCCCGTCTCGGCGCCCCGTCCCTCCGCGAGGCGGCCGGCCCCGTCGCGGTCGGGGGCCTCGCCCCGTACCGGCGGGTCCCGGCCGCGGCCCCAGGCGTCCCGGAGCGGCGCGCGCCCGGTGAAGCGCCCGCACACCACGGGCGCGACCGGCGGTGCGGGGACCCAGGGCCGGCCGGGTACGCGCCCCGGGGTCCGGACGGCGGCGACGGGCAGGAGCGGCAAGCTGCGCCCCGCCAATCCGCGACTGCTGCGCCAGCGGCTCGTCGTCTTCGTGGTGGTGACCTTGCTGGTGGCCCTGGGGATCGCGGCCGCCCAGGGCTGCCAGGGCCCGGCCCGCGGGCTGGGCGGTACGCCGCCGCCGGTCCTGAACAGCGCCGCCGCGTCGGTGCCCGGATCCCTGCCGGACGGTGCCGGGACCGCATGA
- a CDS encoding TrmH family RNA methyltransferase, with protein MAEPLTVDDPDDPRLSDYTDLTDVELRRRREPAEGLFVAEGEKVIRRARNAGYEMRSMMLTAKWFDVMRDVIDEERAPVYAVTPELAERVTGYHVHRGALAAMRRRPLPAVDTLLAPGAGEVRRVAVFEDIVDHANLGAAFRNAAALGVDAVLLTPRCADPLYRRAVKVSMGSVFHVPWTRLTSWPEDLGLLRAAGFTTAALCLSDRSITLDELAARSHEKLALIFGTEGDGLTARALAAADAHVRIPMDAGVDSLNVAAASAVAFYATRVTRP; from the coding sequence GTGGCTGAACCCCTCACCGTCGACGACCCCGACGACCCGCGTCTGAGCGACTACACGGACCTGACCGACGTCGAGCTCCGGCGCAGACGCGAACCCGCCGAAGGCCTCTTCGTCGCCGAGGGCGAGAAGGTCATCCGACGGGCCAGGAACGCCGGGTACGAGATGCGGTCCATGATGCTGACCGCCAAGTGGTTCGACGTCATGCGCGACGTCATCGACGAGGAGCGGGCCCCGGTGTACGCGGTCACGCCGGAGCTCGCCGAGCGCGTCACCGGCTACCACGTCCACCGCGGGGCCCTCGCGGCCATGCGCCGCCGCCCGCTGCCCGCCGTGGACACCCTCCTCGCCCCGGGAGCCGGGGAGGTACGCCGGGTCGCCGTGTTCGAGGACATCGTCGACCACGCCAACCTGGGCGCCGCCTTCCGTAACGCCGCCGCCCTCGGCGTCGACGCCGTCCTGCTCACCCCGCGCTGTGCGGACCCGCTGTACCGACGGGCGGTGAAGGTGTCGATGGGGTCCGTCTTCCATGTGCCCTGGACCCGGCTGACATCGTGGCCCGAGGACCTCGGGCTGCTCCGCGCGGCGGGGTTCACCACCGCCGCCCTCTGCCTCAGCGACCGTTCCATCACCCTGGACGAACTCGCCGCCCGCTCCCACGAGAAGCTGGCGCTGATCTTCGGCACGGAGGGTGACGGGCTCACCGCCCGGGCGCTCGCCGCGGCCGACGCCCACGTCCGTATCCCGATGGACGCCGGGGTCGACTCCCTCAACGTGGCCGCCGCCTCCGCCGTCGCCTTCTACGCGACCCGCGTCACACGGCCCTGA
- the cobA gene encoding uroporphyrinogen-III C-methyltransferase, translated as MAEYDDHPAYPVGLRLTGRRVVVVGGGQVAQRRLPALIAAGADITLISPSATPSVEAMADAGEIRWERRRYQDGDLADTWYALIASTDTAANDAASAEAERTRTWCVRSDDAEAATAWTPATGRSEGITVAVLTTTSHGRDPRHSAAVRDAIVEGLRDGTLAAPHHRTRAPGVALVGGGPGDPDLITVRGRRLLAEADVVIADRLGPRDLLDELPPHVEVIDAAKIPYGRFMAQEAINQALIEHAKAGRAVVRLKGGDPYVFGRGMEEAQALAAEGIACTVVPGISSTISVPGAAGIPVTHRGVAHEFTVVSGHVAPDDPRSLVDWEALARLRGTLVLLMAVDKIGAIAQALIAHGKSPDTPVALVQEGTTAAQRRVDATLATVGERAVAEDVRPPAVIVVGEVVTVGAGLVG; from the coding sequence ATGGCCGAGTACGACGACCACCCCGCCTACCCCGTCGGACTGCGGCTGACCGGTCGCCGCGTCGTCGTCGTCGGCGGCGGTCAGGTCGCGCAGCGCAGGCTCCCCGCCCTCATCGCGGCCGGGGCGGACATCACCCTGATCTCCCCGTCAGCCACCCCGTCCGTCGAGGCGATGGCGGACGCGGGCGAGATCCGCTGGGAGCGGCGCCGCTACCAGGACGGCGACCTCGCCGACACCTGGTACGCCCTGATCGCGTCCACCGACACCGCCGCCAACGACGCCGCGTCCGCCGAGGCCGAGCGCACCCGCACCTGGTGCGTCCGCAGCGACGACGCGGAGGCCGCCACCGCGTGGACACCGGCCACCGGCCGCAGCGAGGGCATCACGGTCGCCGTCCTCACCACCACCTCCCACGGCCGCGACCCCCGCCACTCCGCGGCCGTCCGGGACGCCATCGTGGAGGGCCTGCGCGACGGCACCCTCGCCGCCCCGCACCACCGCACCCGCGCCCCCGGCGTCGCCCTGGTCGGCGGCGGCCCCGGCGACCCGGACCTGATCACCGTCCGTGGCCGCCGACTCCTCGCCGAGGCCGACGTCGTCATCGCCGACCGGCTCGGCCCCCGTGACCTGCTCGACGAACTCCCCCCGCACGTCGAGGTGATCGACGCCGCGAAGATCCCGTACGGCCGCTTCATGGCCCAGGAGGCCATCAACCAGGCGCTGATCGAGCACGCCAAGGCGGGCAGAGCCGTCGTCCGCCTCAAGGGCGGCGACCCGTACGTCTTCGGCCGCGGCATGGAGGAGGCCCAGGCGCTGGCCGCCGAAGGCATCGCCTGCACGGTGGTCCCCGGCATCTCCAGCACCATCTCCGTGCCCGGGGCGGCCGGGATCCCCGTCACCCATCGCGGCGTCGCCCACGAGTTCACCGTGGTCAGCGGCCACGTCGCCCCAGACGACCCGCGCTCCCTGGTCGACTGGGAGGCACTCGCCCGGCTGCGCGGCACCCTGGTGCTGCTGATGGCCGTCGACAAGATCGGTGCCATCGCCCAGGCGCTCATCGCCCACGGCAAGTCCCCTGACACCCCGGTCGCCCTCGTCCAGGAGGGCACCACCGCCGCGCAGCGCAGGGTGGACGCGACCCTCGCCACCGTGGGGGAGCGGGCCGTCGCCGAGGACGTACGCCCTCCGGCGGTCATCGTCGTCGGCGAGGTCGTCACCGTCGGCGCCGGCCTCGTGGGCTGA